The Pseudophryne corroboree isolate aPseCor3 chromosome 2, aPseCor3.hap2, whole genome shotgun sequence genome has a segment encoding these proteins:
- the LOC134999741 gene encoding zinc finger protein 862-like codes for MPTLKRKVKEHERKTKEIGKKCLKINQMFSGKKKKINAAELDPVPSTSDPVPSTSDPVPSTSDPVPTDNQCTSQDNSLATVNTNCSNVDDSVSTSCNVIVNENTIDVHSQSSISLANCSQNLECDTSPPIILDDDLSEERCSSNEDTDIINDIGVSASPKKKSKHKVGFQIKWKREFPWLSCKKNGERESLLCKLCLKHLLNDTKYNKSPWMNSGMSTVRRDKIKEHSVSEMHKAAMQTEIIGCNAEASQNRKNRPESEEFKAVECAMKCLDFLIQHNIPHTTVFKPFVVFCIEELKSPVLAPLNKSKNASYTSYQTINEFVNSMASVQREKVILSLQKSPSFSVMSDETTDVSNRKHLATAAKYIKDGEVSVSFINDTEIPDGKSETIFNALSQTIEDCGGFEKLVGFGSDGASSMVGHRDGVAAKLKAKNNKIISIHCHNHRLALATKNTFESLNPFLKMDEVLTSIYKYYKYSSVRSKTLEEIQRVFTKCKGTKIKKASHTRWLSHENAINSIRINYHSIIVDLENAVVTGQSRTTSGVSGPTAEGLLKHLKNFHFFQLIHFLCDVLSLLSKLVLIFERRDIDLSTIHSNVSITLGALKNLKRKPGGQFCRNLENAARKIGIQAPIAAENCKFEEDARCFLDLLVQNISERMHNIAILDHLSVLDMRHLNADKGVGFYGVAEMAQLADFYQLDEDLLLSEWEDFKSVFLQTEEENSDNERLSMVNVYKTLEKSEDTIGVAFPLIQKLVSVGCVLPLSTAEVERTFSQVKLILTDHRNRLKVENVNSILAIKLNGKVNYREAVKHWMKKQRRIFSCRPHTAGHRPHSTIRNTCTVDCEQQPRTTHIN; via the exons atGCCTACTCTTAAAAGGAAAGTGAAAGAACATGAAAGAAAAACCAAGGAAATaggcaaaaaatgtttgaaaaTCAATCAAATGTTTTCAGGAAAAAAGAAG aaaataaatgcagcagagttagatcctgtacccagcacctctgatcctgtacccagcacctctgatcctgtacccagcacctctgatcctgtacccacAGATAATCAATGCACTTCCCAAGATAATTCACTGGCCACAGTTAACACAAATTGCAGCAATGTAGATGACTCGGTATCGACGTCATGTAATGTCATTGTTAATGAAAACACCATAGATGTGCATTCTCAATCCTCCATCTCTCTTGCCAACTGTTCTCAGAATTTAGAGTGTGACACCTCACCCCCTATTATTTTGGATGATGACCTATCTGAAGAAAGGTGCTCTTCTAATGAAGATACAGATATAATAAATGACATTGGGGTTAGTGCTTCTCCAAAAAAAAAGTCAAAACATAAAGTTGGTTTCCAAATAAAATGGAAAAGAGAGTTTCCGTGGCTTAGttgtaaaaaaaatggtgaaagagAATCTCTACTCTGCAAGCTGTGTTTAAAACATCTGTTGAACGACACAAAATACAACAAATCTCCATGGATGAATAGTGGGATGAGCACAGTAAGGCGCGATAAAATTAAGGAGCATTCTGTTTCCGAGATGCACAAGGCAGCAATGCAAACTGAAATAATCGGTTGTAATGCTGAGGCTTCACAGAACAGAAAAAATAGACCAGAGTCAGAGGAATTCAAAGCTGTGGAATGTGCTATGAAGTGCCTGGATTTTCTAATCCAGCATAATATACCACATACAACTGTTTTTAAACCATTTGTTGTTTTCTGTATAGAAGAATTAAAGTCTCCAGTTTTAGCCCCTCTGAACAAATCTAAAAATGCCTCATATACAAGCTACCAAACAATCAACGAATTTGTTAATTCGATGGCCAGTGTTCAAAGAGAGAAAGTTATCTTGTCTTTACAGAAGAGTCCATCATTTTCAGTTATGTCAGATGAAACTACTGATGTCAGCAACAGAAAACACTTGGCAACTGCtgcaaaatatataaaagatgGAGAAGTCAGTGTGTCCTTTATTAATGATACAGAAATTCCAGATGGAAAATCAGAAACTATTTTCAATGCTCTTTCACAGACTATAGAAGACTGTGGAGGGTTTGAGAAATTAGTAGGCTTTGGAAGTGACGGCGCCAGTTCAATGGTTGGTCACCGTGATGGAGTAGCAGCCAAACTAAAGGCCAAAAATAATAAGATTATTTCAATACATTGTCACAATCATCGTTTAGCTCTTGCAACAAAAAATACATTTGAATCTTTGAATCCTTTCCTGAAAATGGATGAAGTATTAACAAGTATTTACAAATACTATAAATACAGCTCTGTGAGGAGCAAAACTTTGGAAGAAATACAAAGAGTATTTACTAAATGTAAGGGAACAAAAATAAAAAAGGCTAGCCACACAAGATGGCTATCACATGAAAATGCTATTAATTCAATAAGAATTAATTATCATTCGATCATTGTCGATTTGGAAAATGCTGTTGTAACTGGACAGTCAAGGACTACAAGTGGTGTGAGTGGGCCAACTGCTGAAGGACTTCTCAAACATctgaaaaattttcatttttttcaattaATTCACTTTCTTTGTGATGTACTGAGCCTGCTTTCCAAATTAGTTTTAATCTTTGAAAGAAGAGATATTGACTTGTCTACAATACACAGCAATGTTTCCATTACGCTTGGTGCTTTGAAAAATTTAAAGCGTAAGCCTGGGggtcagttttgcaggaacctggAAAATGCTGCAAGAAAAATAGGAATTCAGGCTCCTATAGCAGCAGAAAATTGTAAGTTTGAAGAAGATGCAAGGTGTTTTCTAGATCTATTGGTCCAAAACATTTCAGAGAGGATGCATAATATAGCTATACTTGATCATCTAAGTGTCTTAGATATGAGGCATCTTAATGCAGACAAAGGTGTGGGATTTTATGGTGTGGCCGAAATGGCACAGCTTGCTGATTTTTATCAACTGGACGAAGATCTTCTGTTATCAGAATGGGAAGACTTTAAATCTGTATTCTTACAAACGGAAGAAGAAAATTCTGATAATGAAAGATTGTCCATGGTCAACGTGTACAAGACTTTAGAAAAATCTGAAGACACAATTGGCGTAGCATTTCCTCTAATTCAGAAACTTGTTTCAGTTGGCTGTGTTCTACCACTCTCAACTGCTGAAGTTGAAAGAACTTTTTCGCAAGTTAAATTAATCTTAACAGATCACAGAAACCGTCTCAAGGTGGAAAATGTCAACAGCATATTAGCCATTAAGCTAAATGGCAAGGTAAACTACAGAGAGGCGGTAAAGCACTGGATGAAAAAGCAAAGAAGAATATTTTCTTGTAGACCACACACAGCTGGCCACCGACCACACTCTACAATCAGAAACACCTGTACTGTAGATTGTGAGCAACAACCAAGGACAACGCACATAAACTGA